Proteins found in one Aquibium microcysteis genomic segment:
- a CDS encoding ABC transporter permease has protein sequence MTDRLIDKIIPVTAILAAIVVAWYVGAYAMNAPFQRDLDRRAGETPTTWEFVVKTMSQPKPTLPAPHQVATNFVENTFFRKVSSSRSLVYHAAVTLSSTVLGFAFGTILGIAIAVGIVHVVTLDRSLMPWIITSQTIPILALAPMIIVVLAAVGITGLIPKALISTYLSFFPVAVGMVKGLRSPELTHLDLMHTYHASPSQVFWKLRVPASVPFLFASMKVAVAASLVGAIVGELPTGAVAGIGSKLLSGSYYSQTIDMFAALVAGSVVAVLLVSLVGAAGRITERMMGGRPA, from the coding sequence ATGACCGACCGTCTCATCGACAAGATCATCCCCGTCACCGCCATCCTCGCCGCCATCGTCGTGGCCTGGTATGTCGGCGCCTATGCCATGAACGCGCCGTTCCAGCGCGATCTCGACCGCCGGGCAGGCGAGACGCCGACGACGTGGGAATTCGTGGTCAAGACCATGTCCCAGCCCAAGCCGACCCTGCCGGCACCGCACCAGGTGGCGACGAACTTCGTCGAGAACACCTTCTTCCGGAAGGTCTCGTCGAGCCGCAGCCTCGTCTACCACGCCGCCGTGACGCTCTCGTCCACCGTGCTCGGCTTCGCCTTCGGCACCATCCTCGGAATCGCGATCGCGGTCGGCATCGTCCACGTCGTCACGCTCGACCGGTCGCTGATGCCCTGGATCATCACCTCGCAGACGATCCCGATCCTGGCGCTGGCGCCGATGATCATCGTGGTGCTCGCCGCCGTGGGCATCACCGGGCTGATCCCAAAGGCGCTGATCTCGACCTATCTGTCGTTCTTCCCCGTCGCCGTCGGCATGGTGAAGGGCCTGCGCTCGCCCGAGCTCACCCATCTCGATCTCATGCACACCTATCACGCCAGCCCATCGCAGGTGTTCTGGAAGCTGCGCGTGCCGGCCTCGGTCCCGTTCCTCTTCGCCTCGATGAAGGTCGCGGTGGCCGCGAGCCTCGTCGGCGCCATCGTCGGCGAACTGCCGACGGGTGCCGTCGCCGGCATCGGCTCCAAGCTCCTCAGCGGGTCCTACTACAGCCAGACCATCGACATGTTCGCCGCGCTGGTGGCCGGCTCGGTGGTCGCGGTGCTGCTGGTCAGCCTCGTGGGGGCGGCCGGTCGGATCACGGAGCGGATGATGGGAGGGCGGCCGGCATGA
- a CDS encoding ABC transporter permease — MTFLRILPWQSILALILCAVALLSLPVVVTDAGAAYGTAWPILALLAAGALVPLLRLAAVLEAALLFIAVHAAAWLLIAAIAGNEGGATASFFALLCAAWLLAWRLVTVLSRMRPRARGLDILVRLLVPALFGVWLLILWEAIVRGAGIPFILLPPPSLIGLRIASSLPILAADVQQTIFKAVLAGYVLGCGAGFAVAILADRYLFLRRGLMPIGNMVSALPIIGVAPIMVMWFGFDWPSKAAVVVIMTFFPMLVNTVAGLAAAGAMERDLMRTYAAGYWQTLWKLRLPAAAPFIFNALKINSTLALIGAIVAEFFGTPVVGMGFRISTEVGRMNVDMVWAEIAVAALAGSIFYGVLALIERAATFWHPSVRGG; from the coding sequence ATGACGTTCCTCCGCATCCTCCCCTGGCAGTCCATCCTCGCGCTCATCCTCTGCGCCGTGGCGCTGCTCAGCCTGCCGGTCGTCGTGACGGACGCGGGCGCCGCCTATGGCACGGCGTGGCCCATCCTCGCGCTCCTCGCGGCCGGCGCGCTCGTGCCGCTCCTGCGTCTCGCCGCGGTCCTCGAAGCCGCGCTGCTCTTCATCGCCGTGCATGCTGCCGCCTGGCTGCTGATCGCGGCGATCGCCGGCAACGAGGGCGGGGCGACGGCGTCGTTCTTCGCGTTGCTCTGCGCCGCCTGGCTCCTCGCCTGGCGGCTGGTGACCGTGCTGTCGCGGATGCGGCCCCGTGCCCGCGGCCTCGACATCCTCGTCCGGCTCCTCGTGCCGGCCCTCTTCGGCGTCTGGCTGCTGATCCTGTGGGAGGCGATCGTGCGCGGTGCCGGCATCCCGTTCATCCTGCTGCCGCCGCCGTCGCTGATCGGCCTTCGCATCGCCAGTTCGCTGCCGATCCTGGCGGCGGACGTGCAGCAGACGATTTTCAAGGCCGTGCTGGCGGGCTACGTGCTGGGATGCGGCGCCGGCTTCGCGGTCGCCATCCTCGCCGACCGCTACCTGTTCCTGCGACGCGGCCTGATGCCGATCGGCAACATGGTCTCGGCGCTGCCGATCATCGGCGTCGCGCCCATCATGGTGATGTGGTTCGGCTTCGACTGGCCGTCGAAGGCGGCGGTGGTCGTCATCATGACCTTCTTCCCGATGCTGGTGAACACCGTCGCGGGCCTCGCCGCCGCCGGCGCGATGGAGCGCGACCTGATGCGCACCTATGCGGCCGGCTATTGGCAGACGCTGTGGAAGCTGCGGCTGCCTGCCGCAGCCCCGTTCATCTTCAACGCGCTCAAAATCAACTCCACACTGGCGCTGATCGGCGCTATCGTCGCGGAATTCTTCGGCACGCCGGTGGTGGGAATGGGCTTCCGCATCTCCACCGAAGTCGGCAGGATGAACGTCGACATGGTGTGGGCGGAGATCGCCGTCGCCGCGCTGGCGGGGTCGATCTTCTACGGAGTTCTGGCCCTGATCGAAAGGGCCGCAACGTTCTGGCATCCGTCTGTCCGTGGTGGATAG
- a CDS encoding TetR family transcriptional regulator C-terminal domain-containing protein: MEQAARKPRTRIQIEKRELILEAALEIFAQHGFRGATIDQIAEAAGMSKPNLLYYFRSKDDIHRTLIQRLLDTWLAPLREIDDVGDPVTELRSYIRRKLEMARDYPRESRLFANEILQGAPRVLPMLEGELKTLVDEKVQVIKGWMRSGKIARTDPYHLIFAIWATTQHYADFDVQVRAVLGPARDGEGRFEDAARFLEQLFVEGLRVKG; encoded by the coding sequence ATGGAACAGGCGGCCCGCAAGCCTCGCACGCGCATCCAGATCGAGAAGCGCGAACTCATCCTCGAGGCGGCGCTGGAGATCTTCGCCCAGCACGGCTTCCGCGGCGCCACCATCGACCAGATCGCCGAGGCGGCCGGCATGTCGAAGCCGAATCTGCTCTATTATTTCAGGAGCAAGGACGACATCCACCGCACGCTGATCCAGCGCCTGCTCGACACCTGGCTGGCGCCGCTGCGCGAGATCGACGACGTCGGCGACCCCGTCACCGAACTGCGCAGCTACATCCGCCGCAAGCTGGAGATGGCGCGCGACTATCCGCGCGAAAGCCGCCTCTTCGCCAACGAGATCCTGCAGGGCGCGCCGCGCGTGCTGCCGATGCTGGAGGGCGAGCTGAAGACGCTGGTCGACGAAAAGGTGCAGGTCATCAAGGGGTGGATGCGCTCCGGAAAGATCGCCCGCACCGACCCCTACCACCTGATCTTCGCCATCTGGGCAACGACGCAGCACTATGCCGACTTCGACGTCCAGGTCCGCGCCGTGCTGGGGCCGGCCCGCGACGGCGAGGGCCGCTTCGAGGACGCGGCGCGATTCCTTGAGCAGCTGTTCGTGGAGGGGTTGCGGGTGAAGGGGTGA
- a CDS encoding AbrB/MazE/SpoVT family DNA-binding domain-containing protein — protein MSATATISTEFQISIPKAVRDARGWRPGQKLAFVPQGGGVMLVPVPELDDLLGILPDADPSGYRDRNDRY, from the coding sequence ATGTCCGCGACAGCAACGATCTCGACCGAGTTCCAGATCTCGATTCCCAAAGCCGTGCGCGACGCCCGGGGATGGCGGCCCGGCCAGAAGCTCGCCTTCGTTCCCCAGGGCGGCGGCGTCATGCTGGTGCCGGTGCCGGAACTGGACGATCTTCTCGGCATCCTTCCCGACGCAGACCCGTCCGGCTATCGCGACCGGAACGACCGCTATTGA
- the hydA gene encoding dihydropyrimidinase, producing MSTVIKNGTIVTADRTFKADVLIKGDTIAAIGQNLSGDHVIDATGCYVMPGGIDPHTHLEMPFMGTYSSDDFESGTRAALSGGTTMVVDFCLPNPGQSLLQAIDMWSNKSTRACCDYSYHMAITWWGEQVFDEMPKVVEKGITSFKHFMAYKGALMVNDDEMLASFQRCAEIGGLPLVHAENGDVVAALQQKLLAEGNDGPEAHAYSRPPEVEGEATNRAIMIADMAGVPLYVVHTSCEQSHEAIRRARQKGMRVYGEPLVQHLVLDESEYANPDWDHAARRVMSPPFRNKQHQDSLWAGLSSGSLQVVATDHCAFTTEQKRFGVGDFTKIPNGTGGLEDRLPVLWTYGVGTGRLTMNEFVAVTSTNIAKILNMYPKKGAVVEGADADLIVWDPEATKTISAGSQQSAIDYNVFEGITVKGLPKYVLTRGAVAVDNGAVQAKPGHGRFVGREPFMAANKALSTWKELVAPRKVERSGIPASGV from the coding sequence ATGTCCACAGTCATCAAGAACGGAACCATCGTCACCGCCGACCGCACCTTCAAGGCCGACGTGCTGATCAAGGGCGATACCATCGCCGCGATCGGCCAGAACCTCTCGGGCGACCACGTCATCGACGCCACCGGCTGCTACGTCATGCCCGGCGGTATCGATCCGCACACCCATCTCGAAATGCCCTTCATGGGCACCTATTCCTCGGATGATTTCGAGAGCGGCACGCGCGCGGCGCTGTCGGGCGGCACCACCATGGTGGTCGACTTCTGCCTGCCCAACCCGGGCCAGTCGCTGCTCCAGGCCATCGACATGTGGTCGAACAAGTCGACGCGCGCCTGCTGCGACTATTCCTACCACATGGCCATCACCTGGTGGGGCGAGCAGGTCTTCGACGAGATGCCGAAGGTGGTCGAGAAGGGCATCACCTCCTTCAAGCACTTCATGGCCTACAAGGGCGCGCTGATGGTCAACGACGACGAGATGCTGGCCTCCTTCCAGCGCTGCGCCGAGATCGGCGGCCTGCCGCTGGTCCATGCCGAGAACGGCGACGTGGTGGCCGCGCTGCAGCAGAAGCTGCTGGCCGAAGGCAATGACGGCCCCGAGGCGCATGCCTATTCGCGCCCGCCGGAAGTGGAAGGCGAGGCGACCAACCGCGCCATCATGATCGCCGACATGGCCGGCGTGCCGCTCTACGTCGTCCACACCTCCTGCGAGCAGAGCCACGAGGCGATCCGCCGGGCGCGGCAGAAGGGCATGCGCGTCTATGGCGAGCCGCTGGTGCAGCATCTGGTGCTCGACGAGAGCGAATACGCCAATCCCGACTGGGACCACGCGGCACGCCGCGTCATGAGCCCGCCCTTCCGCAACAAGCAGCACCAGGATTCGCTCTGGGCCGGCCTGTCTTCGGGCTCGCTGCAGGTCGTTGCGACCGACCACTGCGCCTTCACCACCGAGCAGAAACGTTTTGGCGTCGGCGACTTCACCAAGATCCCGAACGGCACGGGCGGGCTCGAAGACCGGCTGCCGGTGCTGTGGACCTACGGCGTCGGCACCGGCCGGCTGACCATGAACGAGTTCGTGGCCGTCACCTCCACCAACATCGCCAAGATCCTCAACATGTACCCGAAGAAGGGCGCGGTCGTCGAAGGCGCCGACGCCGATCTGATCGTCTGGGATCCGGAAGCGACCAAGACCATCTCGGCCGGCAGCCAGCAGTCGGCGATCGACTACAACGTCTTCGAGGGCATCACGGTGAAGGGCCTGCCGAAATACGTGCTGACCCGCGGCGCGGTCGCCGTCGACAACGGCGCGGTGCAGGCAAAGCCCGGGCACGGCCGGTTCGTCGGCCGCGAGCCCTTCATGGCGGCCAACAAGGCCCTGTCGACCTGGAAGGAACTGGTCGCGCCGCGCAAGGTGGAGCGGTCGGGGATTCCCGCCAGCGGCGTGTGA
- a CDS encoding Zn-dependent hydrolase, producing MPAPGENLRINPDRLWESLMEMAKIGPGVAGGNNRQTLTDEDGEGRRLFQSWCEAAGLSMGVDQMGNMFARREGTDPEALPVYVGSHLDTQPTGGKYDGVLGVLGGLEVVRTLNDLGIRTKHPIVVANWTNEEGTRFAPAMLASGVFAGMHELDWAYDRKDARGKRFGDELERIGWKGEEKVGARKMHAFFELHIEQGPILEDEGVDIGVVTHGQGLWWLQVTLTGKDAHTGSTPMPKRRNAGLGMARVTELVHEIAMEYQPDAVGAVGHVEVYPNSRNVIPGKVVFTIDIRCPHKDVLDEMRARIEDGIATICEALDISFEVEPVGHFDPVTFDEGCVKAVRDAAERLGYSHRDIVSGAGHDACWINRVAPTAMIMCPCVDGLSHNEAEEISKEWAAAGADVLFHAVVETAGIVE from the coding sequence ATGCCCGCACCCGGCGAGAATCTGCGAATCAATCCCGATCGTTTGTGGGAATCCCTCATGGAGATGGCGAAGATCGGTCCGGGCGTCGCGGGCGGCAACAACCGCCAGACGCTGACCGACGAGGACGGCGAGGGGCGCCGCCTGTTCCAGTCCTGGTGCGAGGCGGCGGGGCTGTCGATGGGCGTCGACCAGATGGGCAACATGTTCGCCCGCCGCGAGGGCACCGACCCGGAGGCGCTGCCGGTCTATGTCGGCAGCCATCTCGACACCCAGCCGACGGGCGGCAAGTATGACGGCGTGCTCGGCGTGCTGGGCGGTCTGGAGGTCGTGCGCACGCTGAACGATCTCGGCATCCGGACGAAGCACCCGATCGTCGTCGCCAACTGGACGAACGAGGAGGGCACGCGCTTCGCCCCGGCCATGCTCGCCTCCGGCGTCTTCGCCGGCATGCACGAACTCGACTGGGCCTATGACCGCAAGGACGCCAGGGGCAAGCGCTTCGGCGACGAGCTGGAGCGCATCGGCTGGAAGGGCGAGGAGAAAGTCGGTGCGCGGAAGATGCACGCCTTCTTCGAGCTGCATATCGAGCAGGGTCCGATCCTGGAGGACGAGGGCGTCGACATCGGCGTCGTCACCCACGGCCAGGGCCTGTGGTGGCTGCAGGTGACGCTCACCGGCAAGGACGCCCACACCGGCTCGACGCCGATGCCCAAGCGCCGCAATGCCGGGCTCGGCATGGCCCGCGTCACCGAACTCGTCCACGAGATCGCCATGGAGTACCAGCCGGACGCCGTCGGCGCGGTCGGCCATGTCGAGGTCTATCCGAACTCGCGCAACGTCATCCCGGGCAAGGTCGTCTTCACCATCGACATCCGCTGCCCGCACAAGGACGTCCTCGACGAGATGCGGGCGCGCATCGAGGACGGCATCGCCACGATCTGCGAGGCGCTCGACATCTCCTTCGAGGTGGAGCCGGTCGGCCATTTCGACCCGGTGACCTTCGACGAGGGCTGCGTGAAGGCGGTGCGCGACGCTGCCGAGCGGCTCGGCTATTCGCACCGCGACATCGTCTCTGGCGCCGGCCACGACGCCTGCTGGATCAACCGCGTCGCCCCCACCGCCATGATCATGTGCCCCTGCGTCGACGGCCTGTCGCACAACGAAGCCGAGGAGATCTCGAAGGAATGGGCCGCCGCCGGCGCCGACGTGCTGTTCCACGCGGTGGTGGAGACGGCGGGGATCGTGGAGTAG
- a CDS encoding ABC transporter ATP-binding protein has product MTVQRGYSLETCIGAEADLTADSVIRAKGLNLTFQTGDGPVHALSNVDLDIGRGEFVSFIGPSGCGKTTFLRVIADLERPTGGTISVNGMSPEEARRRRAYGYVFQAAALYPWRTIEKNVALPLEIMGIRAAEQRERVKRTLDLVNLSGFEKKFPWQLSGGMQQRASIARALAFDADLLLMDEPFGALDEIVRDHLNEQLLELWARTNKTICFVTHSIPEAVYLSTKIVVMSPRPGRVTDVIVSTLPKERPLDIRETPEFLAIAHRVREGLRAGHSYED; this is encoded by the coding sequence ATGACAGTGCAACGGGGGTACAGTCTTGAGACGTGTATTGGGGCAGAGGCGGATTTGACGGCGGATTCGGTGATCAGGGCCAAGGGGCTCAACCTGACCTTCCAGACCGGCGACGGTCCGGTTCATGCGCTCTCGAATGTCGATCTCGACATCGGCCGGGGCGAGTTCGTCTCCTTCATCGGCCCGTCGGGCTGCGGCAAGACGACGTTCCTGCGGGTCATCGCCGATCTGGAACGGCCGACGGGCGGCACCATCAGCGTCAACGGCATGAGCCCGGAGGAGGCGCGGCGCCGCCGCGCCTATGGCTACGTCTTCCAGGCCGCCGCGCTCTATCCCTGGCGCACGATCGAGAAGAACGTCGCCCTGCCGCTCGAGATCATGGGCATCCGGGCGGCCGAGCAGCGCGAGCGGGTGAAGCGCACGCTCGACCTCGTCAACCTCTCCGGGTTCGAGAAGAAGTTTCCCTGGCAGCTCTCCGGTGGCATGCAGCAGCGCGCCTCGATCGCCCGCGCGCTAGCCTTCGACGCCGACCTGCTCCTGATGGACGAGCCCTTCGGGGCGCTCGACGAGATCGTCCGCGACCACCTCAACGAGCAGCTGCTCGAACTCTGGGCGCGCACGAACAAGACGATCTGCTTCGTCACCCATTCGATACCCGAGGCCGTCTATCTCTCGACCAAGATCGTGGTGATGAGCCCGCGCCCCGGCCGCGTCACCGACGTCATCGTCTCGACGCTGCCGAAGGAGCGGCCGCTCGACATCCGCGAGACCCCCGAATTCCTGGCGATCGCGCACCGGGTGCGCGAAGGGCTGAGGGCAGGGCACAGCTATGAGGATTGA
- a CDS encoding endonuclease domain-containing protein: MTGGERRLWSELRQFRRWYGVHVRRQAQIGPYVVDFVVQEHRLIIEVDGEHHFTAEGRARDARRAAWLAGVGYRVLRSGELVDSFDGCIEEILGVLGLAASPPPLTPPLKGEGDSDASARSSALREVIRGEGSLTSAISQKDGAA, from the coding sequence ATGACCGGCGGAGAGCGTCGATTGTGGTCCGAACTGAGGCAGTTTCGCCGTTGGTATGGCGTCCACGTACGCAGGCAGGCGCAGATCGGTCCCTACGTCGTCGATTTCGTCGTTCAGGAGCATCGGTTGATCATAGAGGTCGACGGCGAGCATCATTTCACGGCCGAGGGGAGGGCGCGGGACGCGCGCCGGGCCGCCTGGCTGGCGGGGGTCGGCTACAGGGTGCTACGGTCCGGCGAGCTCGTCGACAGTTTTGATGGGTGCATCGAAGAGATACTTGGAGTGCTGGGTCTGGCGGCATCACCCCCACCCCTTACCCCTCCCCTCAAGGGGGAGGGGGATTCTGATGCGTCTGCGCGCTCCTCCGCCTTGAGGGAAGTGATAAGAGGTGAGGGTAGCCTGACTTCAGCGATTTCCCAGAAGGACGGTGCCGCATGA
- a CDS encoding cupin domain-containing protein yields the protein MSTPIAPDGCRRLRPGKTYGGKQGFDYFEGVARETVGSSGICMHLLTVPPGGRAKAHKHDSHETAIYVLSGTAVMYWGERLENCMETAAGDMVYIPANMPHLPVNRSSEPVTAVIARTDPSEQESVTLLPELEALVPV from the coding sequence ATGTCAACGCCGATTGCCCCTGACGGATGCCGCCGCCTTCGCCCCGGCAAGACCTATGGCGGCAAGCAGGGCTTCGACTATTTCGAGGGCGTGGCGCGCGAGACGGTCGGTTCTTCCGGCATCTGCATGCACCTTCTGACCGTGCCGCCGGGCGGGCGAGCCAAGGCCCACAAGCACGACAGCCACGAGACCGCCATCTACGTGCTGTCGGGCACCGCCGTCATGTACTGGGGCGAGCGGCTGGAAAACTGCATGGAAACCGCGGCCGGCGACATGGTGTACATCCCCGCCAACATGCCGCATCTCCCGGTCAACCGCTCGTCCGAGCCGGTCACGGCGGTGATCGCGCGCACCGATCCCAGCGAGCAGGAAAGCGTGACGCTGCTGCCGGAGCTGGAGGCGCTGGTTCCCGTCTGA
- a CDS encoding endonuclease domain-containing protein: MSPSSINPITRVRARRLRRNMTEGERRLWSELRQFRRLYGIHVRRQAPLGPFIVDFVVHEHRLVVEIDGEHHFTPEGIDRDRKRDAWLASQGYRVVHLNTGELASAFDGCLAEILRELGLMDDALLPPPLTPPHKGEGDRCHP, translated from the coding sequence ATGTCGCCGAGTTCGATCAATCCCATCACGAGGGTACGTGCGCGACGCCTGCGGCGAAACATGACCGAGGGCGAGCGGCGACTCTGGTCCGAGCTTCGCCAGTTTCGCAGGCTCTATGGCATCCACGTACGGCGTCAGGCTCCCCTTGGTCCGTTCATCGTCGATTTCGTCGTTCATGAGCATCGGCTGGTCGTCGAAATCGACGGCGAACACCATTTCACGCCGGAAGGTATCGACCGGGATCGCAAGCGCGACGCGTGGCTGGCGAGCCAAGGCTACCGGGTTGTTCATCTGAATACAGGTGAATTGGCATCGGCGTTCGACGGGTGCCTCGCGGAGATTCTGCGCGAACTCGGGCTCATGGACGACGCGCTGCTACCCCCACCCCTAACCCCTCCCCACAAGGGGGAGGGGGATCGGTGCCACCCATGA
- a CDS encoding aspartate aminotransferase family protein — translation MSNRLNVAPNDLSAFWMPFTSNRQFKQAPRMLASAKDMHYTTTDGRKVLDGTAGLWCVNAGHCRPKITEAIQHQAAELDYAPAFQMGHPIVFELANRLVDVAPEGMDHVFFTNSGSESVETALKMAIAYHRARGEGARTRLIGRERGYHGVNFGGISVGGIVTNRKMFGTLLGGVDHMPHTHQPAKNAFTKGEPEHGAELADELERIVTLHDASTIAAVIVEPVAGSTGVLIPPKGYLKKLRDICTKHGILLIFDEVITGFGRLGTPFAADYFDVVPDIMTTAKGVSNGVIPMGAVFVKKEIHDAFMTGPEHMIEFFHGYTYSGNPIACAAALATLDTYREEGLLTRGAELAPYWEEALHSLKDAPNVIDIRNIGLVGAIELAPIAGQPTKRAFSAFVKAFEKGCLIRTTGDIIALSPPLIIEKGQIDELIDCVRTVLHEVD, via the coding sequence ATGTCGAACCGTCTCAATGTGGCGCCGAACGATCTGTCCGCGTTCTGGATGCCATTCACGTCCAACCGCCAGTTCAAGCAGGCGCCGCGCATGCTGGCGTCGGCCAAGGACATGCACTACACCACCACCGACGGCCGCAAGGTTCTCGACGGCACGGCCGGCCTGTGGTGCGTGAACGCCGGGCATTGCCGGCCCAAGATCACCGAAGCGATCCAGCACCAGGCGGCCGAGCTCGACTATGCGCCGGCCTTCCAGATGGGGCATCCGATCGTCTTCGAACTGGCCAACCGGCTGGTCGACGTGGCGCCGGAGGGCATGGATCACGTCTTCTTCACCAATTCGGGTTCGGAATCGGTCGAAACCGCGCTGAAAATGGCGATCGCCTATCACCGCGCCCGCGGCGAGGGCGCCCGCACGCGGCTGATCGGCCGTGAGCGCGGCTATCACGGGGTGAATTTCGGCGGCATCTCGGTCGGCGGCATCGTCACCAACCGCAAGATGTTCGGCACGCTGCTCGGCGGCGTCGACCACATGCCGCACACCCACCAGCCGGCGAAGAACGCCTTCACGAAGGGCGAGCCGGAGCATGGCGCGGAGCTCGCCGACGAGCTGGAGCGCATCGTCACGCTGCACGACGCCTCGACGATCGCCGCCGTCATCGTCGAGCCGGTCGCGGGCTCCACGGGCGTTCTCATCCCGCCGAAGGGCTACCTGAAGAAGCTGCGCGACATCTGCACCAAGCACGGCATCCTTTTGATCTTCGACGAGGTCATCACCGGTTTCGGACGTCTCGGCACGCCCTTCGCGGCCGATTATTTCGACGTCGTGCCGGACATCATGACCACCGCCAAGGGCGTCTCCAACGGCGTCATCCCGATGGGCGCGGTGTTCGTGAAGAAGGAGATCCACGACGCCTTCATGACCGGCCCCGAGCACATGATCGAGTTCTTCCACGGGTACACCTATTCGGGCAACCCGATCGCCTGCGCGGCCGCTCTCGCAACGCTCGACACCTACAGGGAGGAAGGGCTGCTCACCCGCGGCGCCGAGCTCGCGCCCTACTGGGAAGAGGCGCTGCACTCGCTGAAGGACGCGCCCAACGTCATCGACATCCGCAACATCGGCCTCGTCGGCGCCATCGAGCTCGCCCCGATCGCCGGCCAGCCCACCAAGCGCGCCTTCTCGGCCTTCGTGAAGGCCTTCGAGAAGGGCTGCCTGATCCGCACCACCGGCGACATCATCGCGCTGTCGCCGCCGCTGATCATCGAGAAGGGCCAGATCGACGAGCTGATCGACTGCGTGCGCACCGTGCTGCACGAGGTCGACTGA
- a CDS encoding LysE family translocator, protein MTLATVLAFAAMAALLIMSPGPNGVLIVRTVPTSGRAAGFATIAGFVVAFFVHGSFAIFGLSVLLLQSAHLFMAVKLVGAAYLVWIGLKALVEAWRGAPAKLAQVAPARRRRTLARAFGEGFLTNALNPKVAMFYVAAFPQFAPPDVVSPLAAYLLVLVLVHACLNVAWFGPIVLLFDRLSAAARAGRVQRAVKAVTGVVFVGFGLKLATWRP, encoded by the coding sequence ATGACCCTCGCCACCGTCCTCGCCTTCGCCGCCATGGCCGCGCTGCTGATCATGTCGCCCGGCCCGAACGGCGTGCTGATTGTCAGGACGGTGCCGACGTCGGGCCGCGCGGCGGGGTTTGCCACCATCGCGGGCTTCGTGGTCGCCTTCTTCGTCCACGGCAGCTTCGCGATCTTCGGCCTGTCGGTGCTGCTGCTGCAGTCGGCACACCTCTTCATGGCGGTGAAGCTCGTCGGTGCCGCCTATCTCGTCTGGATCGGCCTGAAGGCGCTGGTCGAGGCCTGGCGCGGCGCACCGGCGAAGCTGGCGCAGGTCGCGCCGGCAAGGCGGCGGCGCACGCTCGCCAGGGCCTTCGGCGAGGGGTTCCTCACCAATGCGCTCAACCCGAAAGTGGCGATGTTCTACGTCGCCGCCTTCCCGCAATTCGCACCGCCCGACGTCGTCTCCCCGCTCGCCGCCTACCTGCTCGTCCTCGTCCTCGTCCACGCCTGCCTGAACGTCGCCTGGTTCGGGCCGATCGTCCTCCTGTTCGACCGCCTCTCGGCGGCGGCCCGCGCCGGGCGCGTCCAGCGCGCGGTTAAGGCGGTTACCGGCGTGGTCTTCGTGGGCTTCGGCCTCAAGCTCGCGACGTGGCGACCGTGA